The sequence below is a genomic window from Fibrobacterota bacterium.
CGCGTAATTTCCCGCGTTCATGATGTCCTCGAAACCCACCGGCAGCGCGATGGCGAGAAAGCCGCCCAGCCCCTTGGTCGGATCCAGGTATTTCAAAGCCAGCCTGGGGCGATCCAAGCCCGTATGTCCGCTATCGTCCTGGATCAGGTAGTTGACCTCCATCGAACCTTCGAGGTTGTCCATCAAGCCGAATTTACCCTGCATGGGCAAGCTCAGGGGATTGTTCTCGTTCTCGACTCCGTCGCTTTCCCAAGTGTCTTGGTAGACCCCCGTGATGTCCGAGCGTTCCATCCCGACATTGATTTGCATCACCCGGGCCGGGACGGGATTGTATTCGTCGAGGGCGAAAGGCGCCACGGCCGTGAGGACAACGGTGAAGGAGGCGACCATCAACTTATGCGACATTCCAGGCTCCTACGCTTGCGATTTGGCTTGCGGGCTTTGCGGTACTGGCAAAGTTTACCTGAATCGGGGCATGGATTTCAATATTTTGATGCGATCGCCCTAATCAAGGTCGTTTCCGGGCCTGGAAAAGTCCGGAATCAGGGGATAGACTATATTACAAGAACTGGTTCCGCAGCCTGCGGGAGCGCCGTTTAGGCCATGAAATTCACCAAGAAAACCGATTACGCTCTCCGTACCATGCAGTTCCTGGCCCGCCAATGGTATGGCGGTGATGAGGATCGGGGCGGTGAACCCCGCCCGGTTCCGGTCCAGCAGATCTCCGAACACTGCCATTTGTCCTTCCGTTTCCTTCACGGGATCGTCTCCAAGCTTTCCAAGGCGCGGCTACTACGCACCTTGCCCGGTCCCAAGGGCGGCATCATGCTGGCGCGCGATCCGGAGTTCATCCCCATCCTCGAAATCGTCGAGGCCGTGGAAGGCCGGATCAACCTGATGGAATGCCTCGAGCATCCCGAGCACTGCGATGCCTTCCAAGGCTGCTCCATCATGTCGGTGATGCACGGGGCCCAAGTGGCGCTGGTGCAGAGCTTGGCCAATACCAATCTCAAGCTAATGGTCCGCGCCAAACAGGATCCTTTCAACCGCGTGCCGGAAAAGCATTTCCTTAAGCCCCAGTTCGGCTGCCCGGTCCTGAAGTAACCGGACCGCAAGCGGGCCGCCTTTTCTCCCGTCAACATGGCAATCGGACGCCGGCGTAGGCCGGGCAGAGTCCGGATATCATCAAATGACATCCGCGGGATGGCGGATTCGATTGATCCCCCGCGCGAATTTGAGCATTTTTTACCGGTCTAAAACAACAAGGATCCTCCATGAAGTTGCACGAATACCAAGCCAAGGCGATCTTGCGCCAGGCGGGCTTGCCCGTTCCCAAAGGGGAAGTCGTCTTCAAGGCCGACGAAGTGCCCGCCGCCCTGGCCAAGCTCGGCATGAGCGCGGGCGTGGCCAAGGCCCAGGCTTATACCGGCGGTCGCGGCAAGGCCGGCGGCATCAAGCTGTTCAAGACCGCGGACGAAGCCAAAGCCATGGCCCAGCAACTCATCGGCATGACCCTGGTGACCAAGCAGACCGGTCCGCAGGGCGTGAAGATCGAAGCCGTCCTATTGGAAGAGGCCAGCGTTATCAAGCGGGAGCTGTACGTGGCGGTGACCCTCGATCGCGGCAAGGCCAACATCGCCTTCATCCTGAGCCCGGAAGGCGGGATGGACATCGAGGACGTGGCCGAGAAGACGCCTGAGAAGATCAAGAAGCTGTATCCCGCCTGGGGGCGGAATCTCGATGCGGCGCTCGCCGCCGAAGGCGCAAAATTCCTGGGCCTGGAGGGCGAACAGGCCAAAGCCTTCGCCGACATCCTGGAAAAGCTGTACCGGTTGTACCAGGAGAAGGATTGCAGCCTGCTGGAAATCAATCCCCTGATCGTGAACGACAAGGGCGGCCTGGCCCTCCTGGATTGCAAGTTCAACATCGACGATAACGCCGTGTACCGGCAAAAGGATACCGGCGGCGACGAGAACGCGGAGAAGGATCCTTCCGAGATCGAAGCGGCCAAATACGGCCTCAGCTATATCAAGCTGGACGGGGACATCGGCTGCATGGTGAATGGCGCGGGCCTGGCCATGGCCACCATGGATATCATCGCCCATTACGGCGCCCAGCCGGCCAACTTCCTGGACGTGGGCGGCTCGGCATCGGAAGAGGCCGTCACCAAGGCCTTCGAAATCATCAGTTCGGACAAACACGTGAAGGCCATCTTGGTGAATATCTTCGGGGGCATCATGCCCTGCGATCGCATCGCCCGCGGCGTCGTCAACGCCGTGAAGACCACGGGCCTCAAGGTGCCGCTGGTAGTGCGTCTGGAAGGCACCAACGTGAAGGAAGGCAAGGAAGTCATCGACAAATCCGGATTGGATCTCGTCAGCGCGACGGACCTGGAGGATGGCGCGCGCAAGGCGGCCGAAGTCGTGAAAAGCATGAAGGCGGGAGCCGCCGGCGGCGTCTCCGGCTCCAAAGGAGTAAAGTAAGATGGCCATCCTGATCGGCAAAGACACGAGACTCATCACCCAGGGCATCACCGGCAAGGCCGGCCTGTTCCATTCCCAGAAGTGCCGGGAATACGGCACCAACGTGGTGGGCGGGGTAACCCCTAAGAAGGGCGGAACCACGGTGGAAGGCTTCCCGGTCTTCAATTCCGTGGCCGAGGCGGCCAAGGCCACCGGCGCCAATGCCACCATGATCTTCGTACCGGCGGCCTATGCCGCGGACGCCATCCTGGAAGCCGCCGATGCCGGCCTCCCGCTCATCGTGGCCATCACCGAGGGCATTCCGGTGATGGACATGCTCAAGGTGCACAATTACCTGAAGGGCAAGAAGGCCATCCTCATCGGACCGAATTGCCCCGGCATCGTGACCGCGGGCGTTTGCAAGATCGGCATCGCCCCCGGGCCCATCCATAGCAAGGGCAAGATCGGCATCGTTTCGCGTTCGGGCACGCTCACCTACGAGGCGGTGCATCAGACCACCATGGCGGGCCTGGGCCAGACGACCGCCGTGGGCATCGGCGGCGATCCCATACATGGCTTGTCGCACGTGGACGTGGTGAAGATGCTGAATGAGGATTCCGAGACCGAGGGAATCATCCTTATCGGCGAGATCGGCGGCAGCGACGAGGAAATCGCGGCCGAGTACATCAAGAAGCATGTCAAGAAACCCGTAGTCGCCTTCATCGCCGGGGCCTCCGCGCCCAAGGGCAAACGTATGGGCCATGCCGGCGCCATCATCGACGGGAACACCGGGGGAGCCGAGGCCAAGAAACAGGCCTTACGGGATGCGGGCGTGACGGTGGCGGAGACCGCGGCCGAGATCGGCAAGCGCATGGTCGAAGCCATGAAGGCCAAGGGTAAGTGAAATTCTCCCGCGCGGCGTTAAGGCCGCGGCGGCAAGGCAATCAACACTAGAAGGAACGAGGAATAGAATGGCACGGAACAAGATCGCGCTCGTCGGCGCCGGGCAAATCGGCGGCACCATGGCCCTCCTGGCGGCCCAGAAGCAACTCGGGGACGTCATCACGGTGGACATCGCCGAAGGCGTGCCCCAGGGCAAGAGCCTGGACATCATGCATGGGCGCTCGCTCATCCCCACTTCGTCCAACCTGATCGGGTCGAACGATTACGCTGCCATCGCCGGCGCGGACGTGATCATCGTAACCGCGGGGCTGCCCCGCAAGCCCGGCATGAGCCGCGACGATCTGCTGGACGTCAATTTCGGCATCATCAAGACCGTGGGCGAGGCCATCAAGAAGAACGCCCCTAATGCGTTCGTGATCGTGGTAACCAATCCCCTCGATGCCATGGTCTATGCCATGCAGCGCGTGACCGGCTTCCCCGCCAACCGCGTGGCCGGCATGGCGGGCGTATTGGATAGCGCCCGTTTCGCGGCCCTGGTGGCCGAGGCCCTTAACGTGTCCAACGAGGACGTGCGCGCCTTGGTCATGGGCGGCCATGGGGATACCATGGTTCCCCTCATCCGCTATTGCACGGTAGGGGGCATCCCCGTTACGCAATTGCTGACCAAGGAAAAGCTGGACGCCATCTACAAGCGCACCGCCAACGCGGGCGGCGAGGTCGTGGCCTTGCTCAAGACAGGCTCCGCCTTCTACAGCCCGGCCATGTCGGCGATCCATATGGCAGAGGCTTACCTGAAGGACAAGAA
It includes:
- a CDS encoding Rrf2 family transcriptional regulator → MKFTKKTDYALRTMQFLARQWYGGDEDRGGEPRPVPVQQISEHCHLSFRFLHGIVSKLSKARLLRTLPGPKGGIMLARDPEFIPILEIVEAVEGRINLMECLEHPEHCDAFQGCSIMSVMHGAQVALVQSLANTNLKLMVRAKQDPFNRVPEKHFLKPQFGCPVLK
- the sucC gene encoding ADP-forming succinate--CoA ligase subunit beta, whose product is MKLHEYQAKAILRQAGLPVPKGEVVFKADEVPAALAKLGMSAGVAKAQAYTGGRGKAGGIKLFKTADEAKAMAQQLIGMTLVTKQTGPQGVKIEAVLLEEASVIKRELYVAVTLDRGKANIAFILSPEGGMDIEDVAEKTPEKIKKLYPAWGRNLDAALAAEGAKFLGLEGEQAKAFADILEKLYRLYQEKDCSLLEINPLIVNDKGGLALLDCKFNIDDNAVYRQKDTGGDENAEKDPSEIEAAKYGLSYIKLDGDIGCMVNGAGLAMATMDIIAHYGAQPANFLDVGGSASEEAVTKAFEIISSDKHVKAILVNIFGGIMPCDRIARGVVNAVKTTGLKVPLVVRLEGTNVKEGKEVIDKSGLDLVSATDLEDGARKAAEVVKSMKAGAAGGVSGSKGVK
- the sucD gene encoding succinate--CoA ligase subunit alpha, whose protein sequence is MAILIGKDTRLITQGITGKAGLFHSQKCREYGTNVVGGVTPKKGGTTVEGFPVFNSVAEAAKATGANATMIFVPAAYAADAILEAADAGLPLIVAITEGIPVMDMLKVHNYLKGKKAILIGPNCPGIVTAGVCKIGIAPGPIHSKGKIGIVSRSGTLTYEAVHQTTMAGLGQTTAVGIGGDPIHGLSHVDVVKMLNEDSETEGIILIGEIGGSDEEIAAEYIKKHVKKPVVAFIAGASAPKGKRMGHAGAIIDGNTGGAEAKKQALRDAGVTVAETAAEIGKRMVEAMKAKGK
- the mdh gene encoding malate dehydrogenase; amino-acid sequence: MARNKIALVGAGQIGGTMALLAAQKQLGDVITVDIAEGVPQGKSLDIMHGRSLIPTSSNLIGSNDYAAIAGADVIIVTAGLPRKPGMSRDDLLDVNFGIIKTVGEAIKKNAPNAFVIVVTNPLDAMVYAMQRVTGFPANRVAGMAGVLDSARFAALVAEALNVSNEDVRALVMGGHGDTMVPLIRYCTVGGIPVTQLLTKEKLDAIYKRTANAGGEVVALLKTGSAFYSPAMSAIHMAEAYLKDKKNVLTCAAKLNGEYGVKGLYAGVPVILGAGGVEKVLEVELDETEKKLFDVSMAAVKSLVEWVDKKMG